The proteins below are encoded in one region of Pirellulales bacterium:
- a CDS encoding efflux RND transporter periplasmic adaptor subunit, which yields MITHYFLPTAAIGLIVFAAMHVAGASKDPPLAEPPIEPSHAPFARAVAGAGMVEPQTENIAIGSQVPGVVTQVFVEVGQRVQAGDPLFQLDDRIQQADLKARQATAAAAEAQLTQMQRRPRPEELPVAEAQVAEMEANLVARRDSLARAKRLSASKVLTAEDVVSRQQEYQKAEAQLARMKAQLKLLEAGTWQYDLLAQQAALDEALAQVEQTKAEIAVRTVRALVEGEVLQVNVRLGEFVAAPSNQPSIVLGNIDLLHVRVDIDEHDIHRFSANAPAVATVRGRPDHEFALKFVRVEPYVVPKRSLTGDSTERIDTRVLQVVYKIESNGERLYVGQQVDVSIGIEEAVLARR from the coding sequence ATGATCACCCATTACTTCTTGCCCACCGCTGCCATCGGACTCATCGTTTTCGCGGCCATGCACGTCGCCGGAGCGTCGAAAGATCCGCCGCTGGCCGAGCCGCCGATCGAACCTTCGCATGCGCCGTTCGCTCGCGCGGTTGCCGGGGCGGGCATGGTCGAACCGCAAACCGAGAACATCGCCATCGGCTCGCAGGTGCCCGGAGTGGTAACGCAAGTGTTCGTCGAAGTCGGCCAACGCGTCCAGGCGGGCGATCCGTTGTTCCAGCTCGACGACCGCATTCAGCAGGCCGACTTAAAGGCCAGGCAGGCGACGGCCGCGGCGGCCGAGGCGCAGTTGACGCAGATGCAGCGGCGGCCGCGGCCCGAGGAGCTGCCGGTGGCCGAAGCACAAGTGGCGGAAATGGAGGCGAACCTGGTCGCCCGCCGCGACTCGCTGGCGCGGGCTAAGCGGCTTTCGGCCAGCAAGGTGCTGACCGCGGAAGACGTCGTTTCTCGCCAACAGGAATATCAAAAGGCCGAGGCCCAACTCGCCCGCATGAAAGCCCAGCTCAAACTGCTCGAGGCGGGCACCTGGCAGTATGACCTGCTCGCGCAACAGGCCGCGCTCGACGAGGCGTTGGCGCAGGTCGAACAAACGAAAGCCGAAATCGCCGTCCGCACGGTCAGGGCTTTGGTCGAGGGCGAGGTGCTGCAAGTGAACGTGCGGCTGGGCGAGTTCGTGGCGGCGCCGTCGAATCAGCCGTCGATCGTGCTGGGGAACATCGACTTGCTTCACGTCCGCGTCGACATCGACGAGCACGACATCCACCGATTTTCGGCCAACGCCCCGGCGGTGGCCACGGTGCGCGGCCGACCCGACCACGAGTTCGCCCTGAAGTTCGTGCGCGTCGAGCCTTACGTGGTGCCCAAGCGATCGCTGACCGGTGACAGCACCGAGCGGATCGACACGCGCGTGCTGCAAGTGGTCTACAAGATCGAGTCGAACGGCGAGCGGCTCTACGTCGGCCAGCAGGTCGACGTCTCGATCGGCATCGAAGAAGCCGTGCTGGCAAGGCGGTGA
- a CDS encoding heavy metal translocating P-type ATPase — MRETAARWSLWLALAVCGGPLIVELALRLLRGQFGSDLLAGMSIVTAIVLGEYLAGALVVLMLSGGAALESFAVRRASSVLDALARRMPSRAHRQTESGLTDIALEEIRVGDAIAVLPHEVCPVDGVVISGHGSMDEAYLTGEPYRVSKSIGSDVLSGAINGEAALGIRAVRLPVDSRYSRIMQVMQTSQQHRPRLRRLGDQLGAVYTPIALAVALAAWLVSGEATRFLAVLVIATPCPLLIAIPVAIIGSISLAARRSIIIRDPAVLERIGRCRTIIFDKTGTLTYGEPRLIEQYVDAGFDRNEVLRLAASLEQYSKHPLSTAVLDAARELRLPLVAAESVQEHPGEGLRGTVDGRFVRVTSSQKLLAEQPDVVGRLPPSTGGLQCVIVIDGRYAATFRFRDEPRAEGAGLIGHLAPMHGFQKVMLVSGDRLSEVQYLGERVGISELHAGKTPEEKLAIVREETSRNDTLYVGDGINDAPAMVAATVGLAMGQRSEVTTEAAGAVLMDNMLGRVDELLHIGERMRRIALQSAVGGMLLSLVGMILAACGYLPPVAGAISQEAIDVVAVLNALRAAWPQGALTDYGSRVETRKR, encoded by the coding sequence ATGCGGGAAACCGCGGCCCGATGGTCGCTCTGGCTGGCATTGGCCGTCTGCGGCGGGCCGCTCATTGTCGAACTGGCGTTGCGACTGCTTAGAGGTCAATTTGGGTCGGACCTGCTGGCCGGCATGTCCATCGTTACCGCAATCGTGCTTGGGGAATACTTGGCCGGCGCCCTGGTCGTGCTCATGTTGTCAGGCGGCGCTGCCTTGGAATCCTTCGCCGTCCGGCGGGCATCGTCCGTTCTTGATGCGTTGGCTCGACGCATGCCGTCGCGGGCCCATCGCCAGACCGAGTCAGGCCTGACGGACATTGCGTTGGAGGAAATCCGGGTCGGAGATGCGATTGCGGTGTTGCCGCACGAGGTCTGCCCGGTCGATGGCGTGGTGATCAGCGGGCATGGCAGCATGGACGAGGCCTATCTGACCGGAGAGCCCTACCGGGTCTCGAAGTCGATCGGGTCGGATGTGCTGTCGGGGGCGATCAACGGTGAGGCTGCCTTGGGCATTCGCGCCGTGCGGTTGCCTGTCGACTCGCGGTACTCGCGCATCATGCAGGTCATGCAAACGTCGCAGCAGCATCGCCCGCGGCTGCGAAGGCTTGGCGACCAACTCGGCGCCGTCTATACACCCATCGCATTAGCCGTGGCATTGGCGGCCTGGCTGGTGAGCGGCGAAGCCACCCGCTTCCTCGCGGTGCTGGTGATTGCAACCCCCTGTCCGCTGCTGATTGCAATCCCCGTCGCGATTATCGGTTCCATCTCGCTGGCCGCCCGTCGCAGCATCATCATCCGCGATCCGGCGGTCCTCGAGCGGATCGGCCGCTGCCGTACTATCATCTTCGACAAGACGGGGACCCTGACCTACGGCGAGCCGAGATTGATCGAGCAGTACGTCGACGCCGGCTTCGATCGCAACGAGGTATTACGGTTGGCCGCCAGCCTTGAGCAATACTCAAAGCATCCCCTGTCTACGGCAGTCCTCGATGCCGCGAGGGAGCTGCGGCTCCCGCTGGTTGCGGCTGAGTCGGTTCAGGAACATCCTGGCGAGGGATTGCGGGGAACGGTTGACGGGCGGTTCGTTCGGGTGACGAGCTCGCAGAAGCTGCTGGCCGAGCAACCGGACGTGGTCGGCCGCTTGCCGCCATCGACCGGTGGACTGCAATGCGTGATCGTGATTGACGGCCGTTACGCCGCCACGTTTCGGTTTCGCGATGAGCCGCGCGCTGAAGGGGCCGGGTTGATCGGCCACCTCGCACCGATGCACGGGTTTCAGAAAGTCATGCTTGTGTCGGGCGATCGACTATCCGAGGTGCAGTATCTGGGCGAGCGTGTCGGCATCAGTGAGCTCCACGCCGGCAAAACGCCCGAAGAGAAACTGGCCATCGTGCGTGAAGAGACTTCCCGCAACGATACCCTCTACGTGGGTGACGGTATCAACGACGCCCCGGCGATGGTTGCCGCCACGGTGGGCCTGGCGATGGGTCAGCGCAGTGAGGTGACCACCGAGGCTGCCGGCGCCGTACTGATGGATAACATGCTGGGCCGGGTCGACGAATTGCTTCACATCGGTGAGCGGATGCGTCGGATTGCGCTGCAAAGCGCCGTGGGAGGGATGTTGCTGAGTCTCGTGGGCATGATTCTGGCGGCCTGCGGCTACCTGCCGCCGGTGGCGGGGGCAATCTCGCAGGAGGCGATCGACGTGGTAGCCGTGCTCAACGCCTTGCGTGCGGCCTGGCCGCAAGGTGCGCTAACCGATTACGGCTCGCGCGTTGAAACTCGCAAGCGGTGA
- a CDS encoding ABC transporter permease: MTWIAWKMLTGNKGKYVGIIFGIAFASLLIAQQSSIFCGLMLLTTSQIKDLQGADIWVMDPSVQFIDDIKPLTENDLYRVRGVPGVQWAVRLYKGLTRARLQTGSFQQIVLLGLDDATLVGAPPRIVAGSLADLRRPGAVIMDENGYQQLWPNQPYRTGRTFEMNDRRAVLVGVCKARRTFQTYPVVYTRYSEAVLFSPRERKVLSFVLAKGKPGTGPAEVCRQIYLQTGLKAQTREEFAWTTILYYMRKTGIPMNFGITVLLGFIVGAAIAGQTFYLFTIENLKQFGVLKAMGAGNLRLVAMIWFQAMVVGVIGYGLGIGAAAGFGHVCRESTRMAFFMPWQVMVGTGISVLVIAASASLLSLRRVLRLEPAVVFQS; the protein is encoded by the coding sequence ATGACCTGGATCGCTTGGAAAATGCTCACCGGCAACAAAGGCAAATACGTGGGCATCATTTTCGGCATCGCCTTCGCATCGCTCTTGATCGCGCAGCAAAGCTCGATTTTTTGCGGCTTGATGCTGCTCACCACCAGCCAGATCAAAGACCTGCAAGGAGCCGATATCTGGGTGATGGATCCCAGCGTGCAGTTCATCGACGACATCAAACCGCTTACGGAGAACGATCTGTATCGCGTCCGCGGCGTGCCGGGGGTGCAGTGGGCCGTGCGGCTCTATAAAGGGCTGACGCGTGCGCGGCTTCAGACAGGCAGCTTCCAGCAGATCGTTCTGTTGGGACTCGACGACGCCACGCTCGTCGGCGCGCCGCCGCGAATCGTCGCCGGAAGCCTGGCCGATCTCCGCCGGCCCGGCGCCGTCATCATGGACGAGAACGGCTATCAGCAACTTTGGCCGAACCAGCCATATCGCACGGGCAGGACGTTCGAGATGAACGACCGCCGGGCGGTGCTGGTCGGTGTCTGCAAAGCGCGGCGGACATTCCAGACGTATCCGGTCGTCTACACTCGCTACAGCGAGGCCGTGCTCTTCTCTCCCCGCGAGCGGAAGGTGCTGTCATTCGTGTTGGCCAAGGGTAAACCAGGCACCGGTCCGGCCGAGGTCTGCCGCCAGATTTACCTGCAAACGGGCTTAAAGGCCCAGACCCGCGAAGAATTCGCCTGGACGACCATCCTGTATTACATGCGCAAGACCGGCATCCCCATGAACTTCGGTATCACAGTCTTGCTCGGATTCATCGTGGGAGCGGCAATCGCCGGACAAACGTTCTACCTGTTCACGATTGAGAACTTGAAGCAGTTCGGGGTTTTGAAGGCGATGGGAGCCGGCAACCTGCGGCTGGTGGCGATGATCTGGTTCCAGGCGATGGTCGTCGGTGTGATCGGCTATGGGCTGGGCATCGGCGCGGCCGCCGGTTTTGGACACGTCTGTCGCGAGTCGACGCGGATGGCGTTCTTCATGCCCTGGCAAGTGATGGTCGGCACAGGCATCTCCGTGCTCGTCATCGCCGCGTCGGCCAGCCTGCTATCGCTACGTCGCGTTTTACGTTTAGAACCAGCCGTGGTCTTTCAGAGTTGA
- a CDS encoding ABC transporter ATP-binding protein: MTPAITCRNVTKDFGSEGALVKALRGVDLDVYPGEITLLVGPSGCGKTTLLSVIAGILRPTAGKLHVLGADLAMLGGNRLVKFRGQNIGFVLQQFNLLPALTAAENVTVPLIVAGWLRRKALARAHALLEKMGMGDRCHHLPSKLSGGEQQRVAIARALIHGPKLLVCDEPTSALDARAGRAIMELLRTVALENGRAVVVVTHDSRVFEFGDRIARMEDGRITEIETSATAWSLEALQAVA; encoded by the coding sequence ATGACACCCGCCATCACCTGCCGCAATGTGACGAAAGACTTTGGCTCCGAGGGCGCCCTGGTAAAGGCGCTCCGCGGCGTCGATCTCGACGTCTATCCGGGCGAGATCACGCTGCTCGTCGGCCCCAGCGGCTGCGGCAAAACGACGCTGCTCTCGGTGATCGCCGGCATTCTGCGGCCTACCGCCGGCAAACTCCATGTGCTCGGCGCCGACCTGGCCATGCTTGGCGGCAATCGACTGGTCAAGTTCCGCGGGCAGAACATCGGCTTTGTCTTGCAGCAGTTCAATCTGCTGCCGGCGCTGACCGCGGCCGAGAACGTCACCGTGCCGCTGATCGTGGCCGGCTGGCTGCGACGCAAGGCGTTGGCCAGGGCGCACGCCTTGTTGGAAAAAATGGGCATGGGCGACCGCTGCCATCACCTGCCGAGCAAGCTCTCGGGCGGAGAGCAGCAGCGGGTGGCGATTGCCCGCGCGTTAATTCACGGCCCGAAACTGCTCGTCTGCGACGAACCGACTTCGGCCCTCGATGCTCGCGCCGGCCGCGCGATCATGGAGCTGCTGCGTACGGTGGCGTTGGAAAACGGGCGGGCCGTAGTGGTCGTCACCCACGACAGCCGCGTGTTTGAATTCGGCGACCGCATCGCCCGCATGGAGGACGGGCGGATCACGGAGATTGAGACCAGCGCGACGGCGTGGAGCTTGGAAGCATTGCAGGCCGTTGCGTGA
- a CDS encoding BBP7 family outer membrane beta-barrel protein, producing the protein MSKTCKAMTIHRISRHATSFADGARPAVRWAAVVVVLAAAWLSGNRPAAAQTRAASKPSVVQEDAADPAPWQSQNWPLVMERENRVSRRVVENNSRQRPMPHPPRQGPAIVRPVVEDNLPEWQTPGYSPQRTGSARSVAQQNLPEWEVLGALPEGEEIVLPYVDNNVPAWQMAPSPDQYEPDPWYAPGGRLWGRAEFLLLWGKGADLPALATTSPIGTAQAQAGVLGAQGTTLLYGDQMVNSSTRAGARFTVGWWHSPSQKFGFEATYFTAGSASAGFHASDQTNPILAQPFINAQTGAQDSSLVAYPGLETGTLDVRLKNQFYMLGGLFRAALVREPKYRLDGLFGFRYARFTEDINVNSQSTSISATGAVPVGTATSISDFFGGSNNFYGADFGIATQSRRGRLSVDLLCKIALGYSQSSVLVQGVTTTTLPSQASSIASGGLLALPTNIGRHQLGGFGVLPELGVTFEYRFTRRLSATFGYTVVYWSRVARPANQVDLHINPSQFPPGQLTGPASPQFQSVITDFWLQGITTGLKYQF; encoded by the coding sequence ATGTCAAAAACGTGTAAAGCCATGACGATCCATCGCATCTCGCGACACGCGACGTCGTTTGCGGATGGCGCCCGGCCGGCCGTGCGGTGGGCCGCGGTTGTCGTGGTGCTGGCGGCGGCATGGCTGTCAGGCAACCGGCCGGCAGCGGCGCAGACGAGGGCCGCGTCGAAGCCGTCGGTCGTGCAAGAGGATGCTGCCGATCCCGCTCCCTGGCAAAGTCAGAACTGGCCGCTTGTCATGGAGCGCGAGAATCGGGTTTCCCGCCGCGTCGTCGAGAACAACTCGCGCCAACGGCCGATGCCACATCCGCCGCGCCAGGGGCCTGCAATTGTTCGACCCGTCGTCGAGGACAACTTGCCCGAATGGCAGACGCCAGGCTATTCTCCCCAGAGGACTGGAAGCGCTCGGTCCGTCGCTCAGCAGAACTTGCCGGAATGGGAAGTGCTAGGCGCCTTGCCCGAGGGCGAAGAGATTGTACTGCCCTACGTAGACAACAACGTGCCCGCGTGGCAGATGGCCCCTTCGCCGGATCAATATGAGCCCGACCCCTGGTACGCCCCCGGCGGCCGGCTCTGGGGCCGTGCCGAATTCCTGCTGCTTTGGGGCAAAGGCGCCGACCTGCCGGCCCTAGCCACCACAAGTCCGATTGGCACGGCTCAGGCGCAGGCCGGCGTTCTCGGCGCGCAAGGCACGACGCTGCTCTATGGCGATCAGATGGTCAATTCGAGCACTCGGGCGGGCGCCCGGTTCACCGTTGGCTGGTGGCATTCCCCTAGCCAGAAGTTCGGATTCGAGGCCACGTATTTTACCGCGGGATCGGCGTCGGCGGGATTTCACGCCTCGGATCAAACCAATCCCATCCTTGCACAGCCCTTCATCAACGCCCAAACCGGGGCACAAGACTCGTCACTCGTGGCCTATCCGGGGCTCGAGACGGGCACGCTTGATGTCAGGTTGAAAAACCAGTTCTACATGCTGGGAGGGCTGTTTCGCGCGGCGTTAGTGCGGGAACCGAAGTACCGTCTGGACGGCCTTTTCGGCTTCCGCTACGCCCGGTTCACGGAAGACATCAATGTCAACTCGCAATCGACGTCCATCTCCGCCACGGGGGCCGTCCCGGTAGGGACCGCCACGAGCATCTCGGATTTCTTCGGGGGCTCCAACAATTTCTACGGAGCGGATTTTGGGATTGCCACCCAAAGCCGCCGCGGCCGCTTGTCGGTCGACCTTTTGTGCAAGATCGCCCTGGGCTACAGCCAATCTTCGGTTCTGGTCCAGGGAGTAACGACCACAACGCTTCCTTCACAGGCTTCAAGCATCGCTTCGGGAGGGCTGTTGGCTCTGCCGACGAACATCGGCCGCCACCAACTCGGTGGCTTCGGAGTGCTTCCCGAGCTCGGCGTCACTTTCGAATACCGGTTCACCCGACGCCTGAGCGCCACATTCGGATACACAGTCGTGTATTGGAGCCGCGTGGCCCGGCCGGCCAACCAGGTCGACCTGCACATCAATCCTTCCCAGTTCCCGCCCGGACAATTGACCGGCCCCGCGTCCCCACAATTCCAGTCGGTGATCACCGACTTCTGGTTGCAGGGAATCACCACGGGGCTGAAATACCAGTTCTGA
- a CDS encoding DUF6666 family protein codes for MSRHSLHFCVVSSAALVAFILSGDADAQYSPSNLTEPSPYARPGAAALPAPAQPFQSAPNAYGTAPAGVQQPSYPASFAPPTGRGPAPPGMQPYPPNQNQNVQGMPQQDLSQLSYLNGPPANQAMQTPPAAPACTQCQDGSCDNCRAGAGDVAVGQDGPRFGFEALQLFDTFRGPPEGSGPSNFGEVTRANAGVPIFEAWGIGWQLGASYGIYDFSGRPPPATETSGAQQQVFVTTGFFRRAKEGQRASFGLVHDWMINNNYSQYAVSPTISQWRGQFEWALSGRNSFGVWGTWHDKSFIRDVPDNHNQFRAISQINAFWHHKYEFGADTWLRVGLPVSKELVGNALAGSAIIGATAQLPLNHQLALYANAMYMAPNTSAGPIGSASDAYNVSMGIAWYPGRNARTPTVNGSRWLPYMPLGNNSNFLVDSSHFD; via the coding sequence TTGAGCCGGCACAGCCTTCATTTCTGCGTGGTCAGCAGCGCGGCACTTGTTGCTTTCATCCTCAGTGGAGACGCCGACGCGCAATACTCCCCGTCCAACCTTACGGAACCGTCTCCTTATGCGCGGCCCGGCGCGGCCGCGCTGCCCGCTCCGGCGCAGCCCTTCCAGTCCGCCCCGAATGCCTACGGCACTGCTCCGGCCGGCGTCCAGCAACCGAGCTATCCGGCCTCCTTTGCGCCGCCCACCGGTCGCGGGCCGGCGCCGCCCGGCATGCAGCCTTACCCGCCAAATCAAAATCAAAACGTGCAGGGCATGCCCCAGCAGGATCTCTCGCAACTCTCCTATCTGAATGGGCCGCCCGCCAACCAAGCGATGCAAACGCCGCCGGCGGCTCCCGCTTGCACTCAGTGCCAGGACGGCTCGTGCGACAACTGCCGCGCCGGAGCCGGCGACGTTGCGGTTGGCCAGGACGGCCCGCGATTCGGCTTCGAAGCATTGCAGCTTTTCGACACCTTTCGTGGTCCGCCCGAAGGTTCGGGGCCAAGCAATTTTGGCGAGGTGACGCGCGCGAACGCCGGCGTGCCGATCTTCGAGGCCTGGGGAATCGGCTGGCAACTGGGAGCCAGCTATGGCATTTACGACTTCAGCGGCCGACCGCCGCCCGCCACGGAAACGAGCGGCGCGCAGCAGCAGGTTTTCGTGACCACCGGCTTTTTCCGCCGCGCAAAGGAGGGCCAGCGCGCCAGCTTCGGCCTTGTTCACGACTGGATGATCAACAACAATTACTCGCAGTACGCCGTTTCGCCCACGATCAGTCAGTGGCGCGGACAATTCGAGTGGGCGCTGAGTGGCCGGAACTCATTTGGCGTGTGGGGGACGTGGCACGACAAGAGCTTTATCCGCGACGTCCCCGACAATCACAACCAGTTTCGCGCCATCAGTCAGATCAACGCCTTTTGGCACCACAAATATGAATTCGGAGCCGACACCTGGCTCCGCGTCGGGTTGCCGGTCTCGAAGGAACTGGTAGGAAATGCGCTGGCCGGCTCGGCGATCATCGGCGCGACGGCGCAGCTGCCTCTCAATCACCAGCTTGCCCTGTATGCCAACGCCATGTATATGGCTCCCAATACGTCGGCCGGTCCGATCGGTTCGGCCAGCGACGCCTACAACGTTTCGATGGGGATCGCTTGGTATCCGGGCCGCAACGCTCGAACCCCGACCGTCAACGGCAGCCGTTGGCTGCCCTACATGCCGCTGGGCAACAATAGCAACTTCTTGGTCGACTCCAGTCATTTCGACTGA